Part of the Candidatus Bathyarchaeia archaeon genome, AAAATCCGTTGACCCGGAGTGGAACATTCAATTTTTCACTATGAACCAGATTTTAAAAGGGGCAGCATGAAATGCCTAAAATATTCAATGAAATGCTGAATCAGTGGGTGTACCTTCCTGAAAAACCTAAAAGAATTGTGAGTTTGGCCCCATCAATCACAGATATACTTGTAGAACTGGGGCTTATCGAGAAAATAGTTGGAGTTTCTCGATGGTGCACGCCATACCTTAAAGGGACAGAAAAACCTGTTGTCGCTTCAGTTGATAAGGCCGACTATGAATTTTTAGAAAAACTTAAACCAGACCTCATTCTAACTACATCGGGCATTCATTTAAAATTGGCCAGAGAACTCCACTCAAAGGGTTATAGCGTTTTTCCTGTACAACTGCCTCGAAACGTTTTCGAGATAGTTAGCAACATACTTCTTATAGGCACGATTACGAGTAAGCAGAGGAAAGCACGAGAATTAGCCACACAATTAATTTTTGAGATGGAAAATTTAAGAACTAATGAAAAAATTAAAAAAGTGCCAGACGTGTACGCCGAAGTATGGCCCAACAAATTTTACATAACCTTTGGAGGTCTAGCCTTCACTAATGACTTTATACACTTAGCTGGAGGACATAACATATTTTCCGAAAGACCACTAGATTATTTCACGCCAGACTTCAACGAAGTCGAAGCATTAAATCCCGACGTCATGATTTTTATCTTCGAAAACCGTGAAGAGATGGAGCAAACAGATATATTGTCACTAACGAAGAAGAGGGGATGGGAGAAAATTAAAGCCTTGAAAACTGGTAAGATGATAATAGCTTCACAAAATGATTTGCCTTTAACGCATTCGGGGCCCTCATTCATTAACACCATCAAAATGTTAAACGTGAAATTTAAAGAGCTTAGTTTAATTACCTACAACTACTAAAACTAAAAATATTATTTTAAGGTGTTTATGGTATACCTTGAAAACGGTGAGAATAAAATGAAAGAAACGCCAGAAAACTTCAATCCGCCACTGCTTAAATACTTGGAGGATAAAGGAATAACCTTGCAAGATTTAATAGAAACAGCTTTGGAGCTATTTGTTCCTCATCCGGGGGTGGAAGATAGAGAAAAGGCTGTCGAACTGCTTAAAGAGGGGTTCATTGAAGCCCTATCGGATGTGAACATATCTTGCGTTGAGGTTGCATGCTTTTGCTTAGAAGAAGAGGCGAAAAAAGGGCTTGTTCCGGGGCTAACTGTTGAAAGGTTCGGAGGACGACCTGGATTGATTATAGATGAACTCCTCGGGATGACCATAGCCAATTATATTGCTGGGGCTCGGGGAATTTTTGAATTTATAAGGTTTGACCAAAACAAGCCCGGGATTCTAAAAAGGCTTGGACCTATAACTAATGATGCTATTGGAGGATTAGTCGCCGGGGTTTCTTCAAACATGTACACTAAAGCCTTGGAAAGAATGGGTCGCGCCAATGAGACCTGAAAATAGCTTAAATTCTCAATATGCGCCTAAAGTTGGACTAAGCTGAATCACTTAACATGGCGTAGTTGTTTTAACCTCCCTTAGTATGCTCCTTGCGGATTCCATTATGGCTTGTTTGCTCTTTATTCGGGGGTTCCAGCCAAGCGTCCTTAGCCTTTCAACGTCGAGGGCTATTCTTTTGACGTCTCCAGGCCACCCCACACCATGAAGCATGGGCTTATACGTGCGCTTGAAGCTGCTTATGCCCATAACCTTGGCCACTGCGTCTGCGATCTCGTTTACGCTTATCCAGTCAAGGTTTCCAACATTGTATGCCTCGAAGCGGCCAGGCGCCTTGTTCCAAGCTATAAGAGTTGCCTCAACAGCGTCGTCCACGTGTATGTAACTCCTAATTTGCGTCCCATCGCCAAGTATCTCAAGCTCTTCTGGGTGCTTAAGCAGTTTGACAATGAAGTCGTAAACTACTCCATGCCTAAGCCTTGGTCCAACCACATTGGCGTATCGAAGTGCTACACTTTTTATTCCGTAGAGACTGCTGTAAGCGTGTATGAGGCTCTCGCAGGAGGCTTTGCTTGCCCCATAAACCGAAACAGGCCTTATGAGAGCATCCTCCCCAATGGGTATAGATTTAGGTTCGCCGTAGACGCTGCTTGAAGAGGCGAAGACAAGGTCATTCACATCAAGATTTCTCATAGCCTCAAGAAGGTTGAAGGTTACGGCAATGTTCTCGTTAAAGTGAACCTCTGGATTGGTTGTGCTTACGCGGACCTCAGGGTTGGCCGCGAAATGGAAAACCGTGCACACGCCTTTAGCGGCTTCCATGGCTTTAATTGGGTCCTTAAGATCCGCTTCTAAAAACTCAAAGCTCGGGCTGCCCATATGATGCCTAATGTTGTTGATGTTTCCGCTGCTAAGGTTGTCAACAACCCTAACTCGCCAACCTTCGGCAACCAATCTGTCAACCAGATGGCTTCCCATAAAGCCTGCTCCGCCCGTGACTAGAACAAGCTTGTCTTTGAAGGTTCTCAATACCAACGCCCCTTTAGGCTTTTTGCGTCGATTTCGGCTTAGTCAAACCTCCAATAAGTCGTTCTTGATTTATATCTGTTGGAAAGTGCTCCGGGCGGGATTTGAACCCGCGTCTCCGGCTCGAAAGGACCATTTAAGGGTTTTTCCATTAAAAGAGCTGTTAAAAAGTCGTTTATTCCCATTTTGGCTTCTTTTGCTTTAGCTCTTAGCAGTTCAGCGACTTCTGTTTTTAGGCAGATGCCCGTCATTCCAGGTTTAGGCATTTTCTTTTCCCGCCTCCTTACACTTATTATTTTGCAACTTCGAGTTTTTAAATGGCAGTAAAAAATTATTAGTAATGGTTTCTCTCTGGTTATTGTAATGCTGTTACAATGAAACCTTCTGTTGTAGCATGTCCATGTGCTTTTTGTGATCGTAAATCCATGACTTTTCTTTGAAAAATTTGGGGAAAATAGTTTGTCTACGTCTTATTCTTAGGTCTTGTATTACATACTTATAACTTTGTAAGAGTTTCATTTTTGCCAGTTCGGATAACTTATCGATGAAATTTCTGAATTCGTTGAATGGAAGAAAAACTTCTGTTAAGAGTATGTTTTCTCCGATAGCCTTTGCCATCATTAGAATGAAAGGCTTGTTTAGGAGAGACTTAGCAAATTTTGCAAATTTCTCGTAACTATCAAAGGATATTATGAATAAGACCATAAGCGAGGGTGTATCCCCGTATCTCATAATGAAAATTTCATATCCTTCAATAAGGTTTTTTCCTATAAGATGCTTATGGAAATGAAAGCGTGCTAACTGTGGACTTATTCCTAAAATTTCAGCTATTTTATTTAAACTTATAGTGGCGTCAAACTCCATTTCCTCGAGCATCCGAAGGTCTAATTCATCCGCGTAGATGGGATATACTCTAGGCTCAATCAAGGTATAGGGTAAATCAGTTGTCTGTGTTTGAACTTCTTTAATCCACTGATCCCATTTAAAAGTCCATTGATTTTTGTTACAGTCAAACCATTCTGAAGTTATCCGACCACCTTGGAAGCAAGTAGTCCAGTATATTTGAATTTGCTTTGCAACTCTTAGGCGCATTAACTCATAGATAAATTCTTCGAATTCGTGGCAATGCTCTACCGGGATAGCGTATACTGCCGTGCAACCTTCTCCCATTCCATAAGACCTACAAACATAAAGCCAAAAGTCGTTGACCAACAAACAGTCGAATAATAACTGCTCCATGCCAGGTTCAGCCTCCAAAATGGCGATTGCCTTTTTTAAACCTAAGTTTGTGTGGTAAATGGCTGTGTGCATTCTTAAAAAAAGTTGAGGGTTATCTCGCATGCGCTTCAATCTAAAACGTAACAGCTCGCGAGATATCCCGATTTTTTTGGCAACAGCAGTTAGGTTTCGAGGGCCCAATTCAAATAATGCTTGCAAAATCTTGATATCAAGAGCGGTCAATGGCTTCCGCATAAGATTCTTTTTGTAGGTTTCTGATTTTTATTGTTTATGTAGGCATGCCTGGAGTATCTATCTCCTTTTGCGGTTCAACAAGATCTTCGTCTACTTGTATAATACTACGGGACTCTGTATGGCTGGCGTCTTTGTTGATCATTTGACTGCTTGAAATTCCCGCTGCCAAGCATAGAGTTGCAGTTGCAGCGAAGACTATCAGAAAGATTAGTGCGACAACTTTTAAATTCAATATGATTCACCTCCATTTGTATTTTTGTAGAACAATTGCTGATTTCTCTACCAATATGAAAATTTGCACATGGTTTGGTGTTACATACATTTTTGTTTTTGGAAAATAAAAATAATTTTAAATTACCGAAAATAAAATAAACATCATAAGTGACAACATTATAGCGTTGATATTATCGGAGTCCGACTAAGATGTTGAAGGAAAAGAAGCAGAAAATCTCTGCAACTGGAGTATTAACATATAATATTTTAAAAGTGGATGATGACATGATTGAATGGTTAGACGCTGAAGACTTCAGCTTAGCCGCGCTTGGAAAATTGATTGGAATCGATGAAAATCATAAAGTGAAAGTGAAAATCACTTTAGAAGTTGTGCAAGAGCCATGTGAACTATGCGGAAGATTAACAACTGGCGATAAATTATGCGAAAAATGTGAAAGAGTAATATGTGATGAGTGCGCGAAGATAGATCCTACTGGCAGATACTGTCCGACATGTTTTAACCTGAAAACTCAACCAATCACTCAATAATTTTTCTATTTTCTTTTTCAAGAACTGTTGGTCCCTTTTTCTGAAGCCACAATTCATGTAATACAATAATTTTGGCTATCTGGAAGTATCCCCCTTCTCTTAGCTCCCTTTTGGTGGCTGTTAATCCTTTAAAGTCGTCTTTCATGGTTTTGGCTTGTTCCATTTGGTAAAGCTCTTGGGCTTTTTCCCAGATTAGCGGGCGGACGTGGGGCCAGAATTTACCTTTTGTTTTTTGGCGTGGCATAGAGGTCTATCCTTTCTGTTCTTGAAAAATAGGGGCAGCCTTCGAGGGTTATGTATGGGTGTTTAAGCCATAGGGCTCTGAGTTGCTGGCAGATTTTGTGAGGCGCTAGCCGTTCCTTTTCACGTGTGTAGGCTATTCTGTTTGCTGTGATTATTGGTAGTAAAGCGATTAAGGGACAGTTTGGGCAGAGTTTAGGCTCTTGGATTTTTGATTTGGACAATTTCCTCATACCTCATGGTTTCTATGGCGTTTTCGATTTTTGGGTCTGAAATTGGAAGGTTTAGGATATAATCGGCGATTTTTCTGGCTTCTTGCGGGTTTTTGGCTCCCACTACAAGAATTATTTCAATTAGGTATTTTGGCATTATTTGGTCGCCTCTCTTAGAATTTGGTTGATTTCGCTGAGGGCTTTGTTCGGAATTTTTGTTGGTTTTGCGTGGATTTTGAGTGTGGTTAAGTCGAAGACTCCATATGTCCAGGACATGCCAGTTATTACGTTGCCTTGCCGGTCTGCAAAAACGTGCAGCGACCAACGCTTGTCGATGCGCCGATTAAATAGGGGATAATATGGGTATGGCATTAGGCTGCCTCCAAAGCTTTTATTAATACGCCGCATGGGTAGGTGTCGGGCGCAACTTTCTCGATTTTGCAGTTTAGCAGTTTGTTTTGGGCTTTGCTTAAAACTCCAACTTCGTTTTTCTTTCCGTTCCACTTTATATATTGTTCCACATGTTGATATAGCAGGAGCAAGTCGAGGCTTCCACCGTTAAGCTCAAACAACTCTGGGTCCTTTGCCTTTAATTTTCTAAGCCTTCGAATCTTTGCTAACGCCTGCTGGATTGTTATTTCAAAACCATCTTTATCCAAAAGGATACTTTTATTTTTAAATTTGGACATTTCCATTACCTCGAAAAGAAGTTAGCCTAATTCTCTAAATTTGACTTAGAATAGCCATCAAGTGAAAAATAAAGCGTGAAAAATGCGGATTTCACCTGACGGCGCAGAAAAACAGATTTTCAATGTGAAATCTCAAAGCATAGAGGCTTAATATTTCAGTTATTGCGTGAAAACGCACATTTAGTTCGTTGAAACGTGCTGACAGAGAAATTCTGCAACTGCACATTTGCTTCCATTGATATTTAAAGCAGTGGGAAAATTCTGATGTTTTGCCATTTTTTATTCTCTATAATTTTTTCCATTATCCTGTTGTCATAACCCTCTTTTTTGACGAGCAACCCCATTATTGCTTCCTTAGGTATATTAACAATAGGTAAGCCGTAGAGCCCAGAGAAGCGAATGCGTATTCTGACTACGTGGCAGTTATGGAAAGGCCATAATCTCTTACGAGGTTTACCAGCTATATCGTATTTCCAGCATTCGGATGGAGGAGGTCTATCTTTGCTGAAATCCCATTCCTCAACATCAACAACATTATCCTCACCAAAGTGATTTTTGATTCTACGTTTATTAAGAATAATTCCAAACTCATATTTTCTGGACGATTCTTCGCAGTATATTTTTAACGCTTCATAAAATTCATCATCAACTTGGTAGCAATTAAAACATGGAATCGGCGAAAGTTTACCCCTTTGGCTTCTAATACCGTGACCGGTAGTGCCTTTAACAACCCAATTGGGCGAATCACTATGCAAATTAAAATAAGCATAATCAACCTTTGTATAATACGGTTTCTGCTTACCTTCTGCTTCATAAAAATGACAAAGAAGACCACGGCCACTTCTATGGGTCTCTACCCATCTCTTAAACCTAGTTAGTTCCTTCATAGGTAGTGAAAGATACCTATAAAAATTAAAAATTTGCTATTACTTGTGTAGTTTGCCTAAAAGTCTCGTCAATAAAGAATAGCTTGGCTATTTATTAAAATTCCAAAAGACCGGTAAAGAGTTTTATGCGTATGATCCTAAAAACTTTGTAGGGATGCAAATGGTATCAAAAGTTGCTCTTGTAGATTACCTCAAAACACAGTCAGAGATATATTGTGAGTGCCCATTTTGCAGCGAGATTTTCAGGTTGAATGAGGCAAAATTAATGTTTGGTAAGAAGGCGAAAAAGGACTTACTTGATCGGCTTCGAGAGTTAAAAAGCGAATTTGAAAGACGCTTAGAGGAGGAAAGAGAAGATGCCAGAAAAAGGAGTAGAGCAGTTTCAAAGGGAATGATGCTGGAAAATATTTGTCCATATCTGCCAAATTTTAAGCATCACCCGAGAGATGCCAGATTTATTGGGGATCCCATAGATTTTGTAATTTTTGACGGCCTTTTCTCAAAGGGAAGAATCTCTGAAGTAGTTGTAGCCGAAGTAAAATCTGGTAACGCTACATTAAATGATGTAGAAAAAAGCATAAAACGTGCAATAGAAAAAGGTCGCGTCGATTTCGAATTACTCCGAATAAAATGAAATAAAATGACATAGTTGCAATTTCCATTAGCGATGACTAAGGAAGTAATCGGCAAGATTTCATAAAGTTAATGTTGGATTAATTTTTTACACTATCTAGCAAGCTTGTAGCCTAAACCCAGAAATACTTTCTTTACCATGGTTATTATAATAATAAAGACTTGAATTGTGGCAAAGGGCCGAAGGATATGTTCAACTTAGCTTACATCAAATTTGTCGCGTCTTCTATTCTTATAATTCTGGGCGTCCTTTTGGTTTTAGAATTTTTTGCTCCAGTAATGGAAAATATAAAACAAGATGTTTGGATAAAGGAGAATCCATCTGAGCCTCCTGTTGCTATTCTACTGTTTGTTTTTAACTCCAAGTGGGGCTTTTTCTCAAATAGTCCAATTCATGTTAAAGTTCAAATGTGGGTTACAGTAGGCGAAAATGTAACAGAGGTTGCAATATGCTTCCCAGACGCTTATGCTTATCCCATCAACCAAACTCCTGGCAGGCCGCCAAATGCAGGGTGGATTCCTATAAGAAAAGAGAATAATTTCACTGGCGAAGGAGACATAATATTCACTTATCCTGGCGCCTTTGGTTATATAATCTACTCAGAAGGAAAGCCTGTATACTACGCTGCGGATCAAGAAATAATACAAATCTCTCCTCCGGAAAATCTGTCACAACTGAAAATCACCGTTTACAGTGTAGGAATAGCTTTAATATCGCTGGGGCTTTCCGTTTTGATATTACCGAAAATAAGGACTGCGAAAAAGAGAAAAACCAATAAAAGGAAACTCAAACATAAAACAACAAAATAAACTAGAATAATGATATTTTCTGTTAGTAACGTCTTACGGAAAGTAATTTTTGAGCGCCTCAAGCATGCCAAAATAGGTAGACTTTCGTTTGAATTAGAAAGCCGCAGACTTTGATTAGAAGGGCAAGCCTTTTGAGGCTTGCTTTTCTCACTTCTTCAATGTAGGCTTGCTTTTTTCCGAAGGGTATATGGGAGAAAAAGTATTTTATAAATCGTGCGTGACTATGCTTTATGAATGTTTCTTTAATTGTTTCTACTTCTGTTTCGTTTAGGGTTTGAAGCTTGTTGTAAACGTATTTTTCGCTTCCAAGCAGGTGAACGTTGAAGCCAAGTCGCTGTAAGGTTTCCGCTATTTTTATGGCTTGTTTTGGTGGTGGCTGTTCGACTAGTTTTTGCATTCCTGCTTTTTCAGCGAAGGGGTTGTATCTCGCCATAACTGCTGGCATTTCCACATACGGTGTGCCCGTTAAAGGTAATGTTTCCTTTACAAGTTTTATGCCTAAGCCTATTGTTCGATATTTTGGATGCACAACGACACGGCTAATTATGCTAAGTTTCTCGTTTAGTTCTTTCATGGTCATTTTTGGCAGGACAAGCCTACGACCAAAGCATGTTGGTGGCGGATGGGCATAAACGATTACTCCGCATAGTTCTTCGTCACGTTTTAAGCAGAAAATTTTTCGTGGCCCAGCTATTTTGTGGCTTCTATAATGGAATCCCGCAAGCCTTCGCCAATCTTCAGTTGTGCCTTCCTCTATGCGCATTTCCTTGACAAGGCTACATTCTTTGGCTGGAACGTTTGGGTAATAGTTTACGGTTATTTCTTTGCCGAACCGCTTGTGAATATGCACGCTTGGGTTTAAGTCTTCAAATAAGTCCGTGTGAGTTGTTGCTGCCAAAACCGCTTTTCCATTCTGCCTTGCAAGCTTTTGAAGGTTATACGCCACAATTTTAGCTGTGTCACGGTCAAGTGTAGCAACAAACTCGTCCAAAATCCAGAACTGCGCTTGGCTTTCAATCATTTTTGCGATTTTGTAGCGGTATTTTTGTCCGTCGCTTAGCTGTTCATACGTGCGCAAGAACAGAAAAGCATCATTTAACCCTACTCTGCTGAGAAGCTCAAAGGCTTCCTCAAGAGACTTGCCAACAGTTTCTATTAAGGGCTTGTTTGGTTCAGGCTTAATGTCAGCAATATTTATGCATGTTAAGCCCAAATCTTGCCTTATGTCCTTTTCCAAAGCCTTTAGCAAAACGCTTTTTCCACTTCCACTATCACCCGTAATATAAACAATGTCTGTAGGCCCAATCTTCAACTCAACATTATCATAAATAATGAATTTTTCCCACTTATCCAAGCCGAGCCCGAAGGCTTCAGCCACGCCTATAACACGGTCTGTTGGCTCTGGGGCTGCAGTTTCATAGCCTATGTTTATTATGAATTTGCCTGTTTTGTGGTCGTATCTGCGTTTGAGGCTGTGGATACGGAAAAACTCGCGACGTCTCATCTCGTTACGCCTGTCGCTTGATGTTGGCGAAGTCTGTCCCGTAATTTCTGCAGTTTTATTTTGCCCATGGAGGCTATGCGTGGGATTATCCAAATCTTGGGTTGCGGTTCTGTTCTTGTGGCGTAGACGGCTAGGGCTAGGCTCCAGAAGCGGTCGTCGTTTGTGCCTTCTGGATGGTTGAACTTTATTTTTCCGTCTTTTGTTAACTCGAAGCGTTCAATGTTTAGCTCTGCGATTAGGTCGGAGTCGTATGGGATTTTGAGCCTTTTTTCAATCATGCATTGTTTAAGCCATTGAGCCATTTCCTGTTTTGTTTCTATGGTGAATTTTATGCCTTCTGTTTCGGCTATGCCGGCGTTAATCATGTCTTCGACTATGTAGTCGCCTACTCCGCTCATGTCCACGAGAACTTTGTTTATTGTTTGCCATCTGTCACATAGCGTCTTAACATAGCCTATGACGCTTGCGTAGGGCGTCCGTAGTGGGAAGCGGTGCAGGTGGATTAATTTTATAGAGGAATCTTCTATTTGGACGACGGACAACACGCTGTAGTCTTGGTATTTGCCCAGGTCAAGTCCAGCATAAAATTCTCCTGTGGCAAGCTCTTCAAAATCATAGTATTCAAGTTCGTGGTCTATGCAGCTTGTGATTAGGGCTTGGCTTAGCCAGACGTTTTCGTCTTCAGCCCATTCCGCCATCATTTCTCTGCGCCAACGCCAAGGGTCTCCTTCATACTCTTTGCGTTTTTTGTCGAGCCATTCTTGGGTTATTGGTCCTTTCTGTTCCAGCACTTGCTGGTATGTTATGTGGCTTGTTTTAAAATGCTTAAAGGCTGGGTCGTGGAAGATTTTCCAGAATAGGCTGTCTGTGTGCCAAGGTGTGCTTGAGGCTATGAATTTTCCGTTGGTTGTAGCCAACGTGAAGCTTATGGCGTCATACATTTCCTCATCGTTCGCGATGAAGTTCAATTCATCAGCATAGACGCAGTGAAGCGTAAAACCACGCAGGTTGTTTGGGTTGTTTGGAAAAGCCTGAATTACGCTGCCGTTTTTTAATCGCACAATTGATCTTTGTGGCGGATAAAACAGGCCTTTTGGAAGTTTGGTTCTGAAATAGTTTATTTTTGTTATGGGAATCATTGATTGGCGCCATGAAGGGCCAACGATTGCTATTTGCACTCCAGGATGTGTCAAAGCGTAATGTAGTAGCCAAGCCGCTATAAGATGGGTTTTTCCGCTTTGGCGGCACCAACGCAAAGCCACATCGTTATATTGTTCAATTAATTTAGCTGCTTCACGCTGATATTCTGTCAGCTTTAAACCGAGAAACTGTTGGCAAAACTGCACAAAATCTTTTGGTATTTCTGTGGCTTTGGCTTTCTGTTCTTCAAGCCATTCTTTTTCAATTTCCTTTGCTCGTTTCATTATGCTCTTTAGACTCACGCATCATACGCTCCAGATTTTCAAGGTATTCCATTGCCTTGGCCTCGTCGAAGCTTTTGGAGAGGCTGTTCATAACTTGGCTTAGATAGCCCATTATCCTCATCCAGTTTTGAGCCTCTTCAACCGTTATGCCCTGGGCTTTGGCGGCTTCTTTGGCTATGTGGAACATGGCTTCAAGCTCATCCATAAGCCTGACACGAAGGCTTTGCGTATCCTTTTTCACAAGCCTTGAGGCTACCTTGACTTTCTGCAGAAAACTTGACCTATACCTACCCCCTATAGCTTTCACCTACCCCTCCCCTTCTATGTTTTCTGGGAAAGAAAAATGCCTGTTATATTGCCCACCAAGCCAGCAATCACAGTGAAAATTTCGCTGTTCCACCTTCCCAAAACAACCAGATGCACGGCTTCAAGGGCTGTTAGGCATGCGACCATGCCGAGGCTGAAGTAAACAGCATAAACAAGCCTCTCGCTCGGCTGTATGATGATAATTTCCTGTTTTCCTCTAGGCCCTTTCCGCTGGATAGTTTTTGTTAAAGCCTTTTTAATCCAGTCTGTCATGGTTTCTCACTTTCTGCTGTCTTGTGCGCTGCGGAAAAGTGCGCCTTCCACCCAGCAAGAAGCTGTTAAGCAAGGCTTTAGCCTCGTCAACAGGCACATGGTTTTTAGCTATAACGGTAATGTTAGCTGTCCAAGAAACTGGAATGGCTGTATAGTCAATGTCATACAAGCCATCAGCATACCGGAAGTTGTTCTGCCCAAGGATTATGTGCTTGGCTCTTTCGCCCAAAACGCCTAAAAATATGCCCCAACTCTGAACTGGAACATCTATGGCGCGGACGCCCCCGCTAAGGCTTTTGCCAACAGAAGCATCGTTCCACTCAACACGGATTAAATCTCCAACTTGAAGCTGCCTAATCTGTTTCAAAATCTCACTCTTCATTTTAATCACGCTCTTTTTAGGGTTGGAACCGCGCCTCTTCCAAGCTTGGTTCTGGAAAGTTTTTCAACAGTAACTGTTGTGCTGCGTAAACCGTAAAGATAATCAGCCAATAATGGCGGAGCCTTGCCAAGCTCCAGTGTGACTTCTAATGTTTGGGTTTTGGCATCAACATAGTATTGGACGGTTTCAACACGGTAGTAGCCGCTTATGCCTTCGTTTGGAAGCTGAATATAGATTTTGTCTCCTGGGAGGATTGGCGTGTTTCCATAGTCCAGCACTGTGCTTCTGACAACTATGTATTCGGCTGGGTCTTTAAGGTGGGCCAGCAATGCTCTGGCTCTTAATTGGCATTCATAATCGCTGTAAAGCTCTTCATCTGTTTCTGTGAGCTCTCTTAATCCATACAGGTTTTGGCTGTTGGTGTCTTCAACTGTGGATGAAAAACGGCAGTTTTCAAAAACTATGTGGTCAACCCACATCATTGCATATTCGCCGAGTTCGCCTGACTCTGGAAACTGCATGTAGAAGCCTATGCGGTTAATGTTGTTCCAGTCTGGGCTACCGTAAGGCGCCCAATACTCTTCAAGGCTTAACTCAATCTTTTTCCAAGTGTTCGGCGAATCAACAAGGTCGTAAAGCAGCTCCCTATAATAATAGTTGTCTGCGTCTTTGTGAAGGCGCACTTGAATGGTTGAAGGGTTAACTCCGCTTCTGAAAGGCTGCCATTTAATCCAGAACCGCAGCTTCTTGAAG contains:
- a CDS encoding helical backbone metal receptor, which codes for MPKIFNEMLNQWVYLPEKPKRIVSLAPSITDILVELGLIEKIVGVSRWCTPYLKGTEKPVVASVDKADYEFLEKLKPDLILTTSGIHLKLARELHSKGYSVFPVQLPRNVFEIVSNILLIGTITSKQRKARELATQLIFEMENLRTNEKIKKVPDVYAEVWPNKFYITFGGLAFTNDFIHLAGGHNIFSERPLDYFTPDFNEVEALNPDVMIFIFENREEMEQTDILSLTKKRGWEKIKALKTGKMIIASQNDLPLTHSGPSFINTIKMLNVKFKELSLITYNY
- a CDS encoding alpha-ribazole phosphatase CobZ; translation: MKETPENFNPPLLKYLEDKGITLQDLIETALELFVPHPGVEDREKAVELLKEGFIEALSDVNISCVEVACFCLEEEAKKGLVPGLTVERFGGRPGLIIDELLGMTIANYIAGARGIFEFIRFDQNKPGILKRLGPITNDAIGGLVAGVSSNMYTKALERMGRANET
- a CDS encoding NAD-dependent epimerase/dehydratase family protein, whose protein sequence is MRTFKDKLVLVTGGAGFMGSHLVDRLVAEGWRVRVVDNLSSGNINNIRHHMGSPSFEFLEADLKDPIKAMEAAKGVCTVFHFAANPEVRVSTTNPEVHFNENIAVTFNLLEAMRNLDVNDLVFASSSSVYGEPKSIPIGEDALIRPVSVYGASKASCESLIHAYSSLYGIKSVALRYANVVGPRLRHGVVYDFIVKLLKHPEELEILGDGTQIRSYIHVDDAVEATLIAWNKAPGRFEAYNVGNLDWISVNEIADAVAKVMGISSFKRTYKPMLHGVGWPGDVKRIALDVERLRTLGWNPRIKSKQAIMESARSILREVKTTTPC
- a CDS encoding Holliday junction resolvase-like protein, whose amino-acid sequence is MVSKVALVDYLKTQSEIYCECPFCSEIFRLNEAKLMFGKKAKKDLLDRLRELKSEFERRLEEEREDARKRSRAVSKGMMLENICPYLPNFKHHPRDARFIGDPIDFVIFDGLFSKGRISEVVVAEVKSGNATLNDVEKSIKRAIEKGRVDFELLRIK
- a CDS encoding GNAT family N-acetyltransferase, with product MRRREFFRIHSLKRRYDHKTGKFIINIGYETAAPEPTDRVIGVAEAFGLGLDKWEKFIIYDNVELKIGPTDIVYITGDSGSGKSVLLKALEKDIRQDLGLTCINIADIKPEPNKPLIETVGKSLEEAFELLSRVGLNDAFLFLRTYEQLSDGQKYRYKIAKMIESQAQFWILDEFVATLDRDTAKIVAYNLQKLARQNGKAVLAATTHTDLFEDLNPSVHIHKRFGKEITVNYYPNVPAKECSLVKEMRIEEGTTEDWRRLAGFHYRSHKIAGPRKIFCLKRDEELCGVIVYAHPPPTCFGRRLVLPKMTMKELNEKLSIISRVVVHPKYRTIGLGIKLVKETLPLTGTPYVEMPAVMARYNPFAEKAGMQKLVEQPPPKQAIKIAETLQRLGFNVHLLGSEKYVYNKLQTLNETEVETIKETFIKHSHARFIKYFFSHIPFGKKQAYIEEVRKASLKRLALLIKVCGFLIQTKVYLFWHA
- a CDS encoding terminase family protein, yielding MKRAKEIEKEWLEEQKAKATEIPKDFVQFCQQFLGLKLTEYQREAAKLIEQYNDVALRWCRQSGKTHLIAAWLLHYALTHPGVQIAIVGPSWRQSMIPITKINYFRTKLPKGLFYPPQRSIVRLKNGSVIQAFPNNPNNLRGFTLHCVYADELNFIANDEEMYDAISFTLATTNGKFIASSTPWHTDSLFWKIFHDPAFKHFKTSHITYQQVLEQKGPITQEWLDKKRKEYEGDPWRWRREMMAEWAEDENVWLSQALITSCIDHELEYYDFEELATGEFYAGLDLGKYQDYSVLSVVQIEDSSIKLIHLHRFPLRTPYASVIGYVKTLCDRWQTINKVLVDMSGVGDYIVEDMINAGIAETEGIKFTIETKQEMAQWLKQCMIEKRLKIPYDSDLIAELNIERFELTKDGKIKFNHPEGTNDDRFWSLALAVYATRTEPQPKIWIIPRIASMGKIKLQKLRDRLRQHQATGVTR